Proteins from a genomic interval of Capsicum annuum cultivar UCD-10X-F1 chromosome 4, UCD10Xv1.1, whole genome shotgun sequence:
- the LOC107867052 gene encoding pre-mRNA-splicing factor CWC22 homolog isoform X1, with product METDLSENGHRSRRDRRIDGEWEDRRERRRRTERRESDDAGEGNDRDDKRERRRRGNRDDSDDDDDEREALRRERRDEDEDGGDRVERRRKDVRKENDDERDDRRDRRRKNETRVDDDDERDDKRKRRRRHEGESDDRKERKRREDDDEKLHKRRNDEREFRDRLDRYNDGKEGNDDNRKDTRQRVGDDKYGKEKNRKDSAQEDGAVKANEDSKVQNQDGDSTTDLAKLGRSGGVYIPPFKLARMMKEVQDKSSVEYQRMTWDALRKSINGLVNKVNAANLKNIIPELFAENLIRGRGLFCRSCMKSQMASPGFTDVFAALVAVVNTKFPEVGDLLLRRIILQLQRAYKRNDKPQLLAAVKFIAHLVNQQIVHELIALELLTVLLEKPTDDSVEVAVGFVTECGSMLQDLCPRGLHGIFERFRGILHEGEIDKRVQFLIESLFALRKAKFQGYQAVRPELDLVEQEDQLTHEVSLSDTIDPEIALDIFKPDPNFLENERKYEELKKAILGEESEGGEDSGAESEDEDEDEDEESEEEDEEQMKIKDETETNLINLRRTIYLTIMSSVDFEEAGHKLLKIKLEPGQEMELCIMLLECCSQERTYLRYYGLLGQRFCMINKIHQENFEKCFVQQYSMIHRLETNKLRNVAKFFAHLLGTDALPWHCLAYIRLTEEDTTSSSRIFIKILFQEMSEHLGIRLLNERLNDPTMQESLESIFPKDNPKNTRFAINFFTSIGLGGITENMREYLKNMPRLIMQQQKPVSESDESGRSSSSESSESESESTSSSSEESDDSRRKQRKRRR from the exons ATGGAGACGGATTTGAGTGAGAATGGGCACCGTAGTAGAAGGGATAGAAGAATTGATGGTGAATGGGAGGATAGGAGGGAGAGAAGGCGAAGAACGGAACGTCGCGAGAGTGATGATGCGGGTGAGGGTAATGATAGGGATGATAAGAGGGAAAGAAGGCGGCGTGGGAATAGggatgatagtgatgatgatgatgatgaaagagAGGCTTTGAGGCGTGAAAGGcgagatgaagatgaagatggtgGTGATAGGGTGGAGAGGAGGAGAAAAGATGTGCGTAAAGAGAATGATGATGAAAGGGATGATAGGAGGGATAGGAGGAGAAAGAACGAAACAcgagttgatgatgatgatgaaaggGATGATAAGAGAAAGAGGAGGAGAAGACATGAAGGCGAAAGTGATGATAGGAAGGAGAGGAAGCGACgggaagatgatgatgaaaagtTGCATAAGAGAAGGAACGATGAGCGCGAATTCAGGGACAGGCTTGATCGGTATAATGATGGTAAAGAAGGTAATGATGATAATAGAAAGGATACAAGGCAAAGGGTTGGAGATGATAAGTatggaaaagagaaaaataggaaAGACAGTGCACAAGAGGACGGGGCTGTTAAAGCCAATGAGGATTCCAAGGTGCAAAACCAAGATGGTGATTCGACTACGGACTTAGCAAAGTTGGGCAGGAGTGGGGGTGTTTACATTCCGCCGTTCAAATTGGCTAGAATGATGAAGGAAGTTCAGGACAAGAGCAGCGTTGAGTACCAGAGGATGACTTGGGATGCTCTGAGGAAAAGTATCAATGGGCTGGTGAATAAAGTTAATGCAGCGAACCTCAAAAACATTATTCCAGAGCTGTTTGCGGAGAATTTAATCCGCGGGAGGGGTCTTTTCTGTAGATCCTGTATGAAGTCCCAAATGGCTTCTCCCGGTTTTACTGATGTGTTTGCTGCTTTAGTAGCAGTGGTTAATACCAAGTTCCCAGAAGTGGGTGATCTGTTGCTAAGAAGGATCATACTGCAGCTGCAAAGAGCTTATAAACGTAATGATAAG CCTCAGCTGTTAGCAGCTGTCAAATTTATTGCTCACCTTGTAAACCAGCAAATTGTTCACGAGCTTATTGCTCTCGAACTACTTACAGTTTTGTTGGAGAAACCTACAGATGATAGTGTTGAAGTTGCAGTTGGGTTTGTTACAGAGTGTGGTTCAATGCTTCAGGACCTCTGTCCACGAGGATTGCATG GAATCTTTGAGCGGTTCCGCGGTATACTTCATGAAGGAGAAATAGATAAACGGGTTCAGTTCTTAATTGAAAGCCTCTTTGCATTGCGAAAAGCAAAGTTTCAG GGTTACCAAGCTGTGCGCCCAGAGCTTGACCTTGTTGAGCAGGAAGATCAATTAACCCATGAAGTCTCTCTCTCAGACACAATAGATCCAGAAATTGCTTTAG ATATTTTCAAGCCAGATCCTAATTTCTTAGAAAATGAAAGGAAGTATGAAGAATTAAAGAAGGCAATACTTGGTGAAGAATCTGAGGGAGGAGAAGATTCAGGTGCAGAGTCAgaggatgaagatgaagatgaagatgaagagtcTGAAGAAGAGGATGAGGAGCAAATGAAAATAAAGGACGAAACCGAGACAAACTTAATCAACCTTCGGAGAACGATCTACCTTACGATTATGTCTagtgttgactttgaagaagCAGGACATAAATTGTTGAAAATTAAACTAGAGCCTGGTCAGGAG ATGGAGTTGTGCATAATGTTATTGGAGTGCTGCAGTCAGGAAAGGACTTATCTTCGCTACTATGGACTACTTGGACAGCGTTTTTGCATGATCAACAAAATTCATCAGGAAAACTTTGAAAAATGTTTTGTGCAGCAGTACTCCATGATCCACCGGCTTGAAACTAACAAACTGCGTAACGTGGCCAAGTTTTTTGCTCATTTGCTCGGCACTGATGCTCTGCCTTGGCATTGTTTGGCTTATATACGGCTGACGGAGGAGGACACGACATCCTCTTCTCGTATATTTATCAAGATCCTATTCCAG GAGATGTCAGAGCACCTAGGTATCCGCTTGTTGAATGAGCGTCTTAACGACCCCACTATGCAAGAATCCTTGGAGTCCATTTTCCCGAAAGATAATCCCAAGAATACAAGGTTTGCCATCAACTTTTTCACTTCTATCGGTCTTGGTGGAATTACCGAGAATATGCGAGAGTATCTCAAGAACATGCCAAGGCTTATCATGCAACAACAGAAGCCTGTTTCTGAATCTGATGAGTCTGGGAGATCATCTAGTTCTGAATCTTCAGAATCTGAGTCAGAATCGACATCCTCCAGTTCTGAGGAAAGTGATGATAGTCGAAGGAAgcagaggaagagaagaagatag
- the LOC107867052 gene encoding pre-mRNA-splicing factor CWC22 homolog isoform X2 translates to METDLSENGHRSRRDRRIDGEWEDRRERRRRTERRESDDAGEGNDRDDKRERRRRGNRDDSDDDDDEREALRRERRDEDEDGGDRVERRRKDVRKENDDERDDRRDRRRKNETRVDDDDERDDKRKRRRRHEGESDDRKERKRREDDDEKLHKRRNDEREFRDRLDRYNDGKEGNDDNRKDTRQRVGDDKYGKEKNRKDSAQEDGAVKANEDSKVQNQDGDSTTDLAKLGRSGGVYIPPFKLARMMKEVQDKSSVEYQRMTWDALRKSINGLVNKVNAANLKNIIPELFAENLIRGRGLFCRSCMKSQMASPGFTDVFAALVAVVNTKFPEVGDLLLRRIILQLQRAYKRNDKPQLLAAVKFIAHLVNQQIVHELIALELLTVLLEKPTDDSVEVAVGFVTECGSMLQDLCPRGLHGIFERFRGILHEGEIDKRVQFLIESLFALRKAKFQGYQAVRPELDLVEQEDQLTHEVSLSDTIDPEIALDIFKPDPNFLENERKYEELKKAILGEESEGGEDSGAESEDEDEDEDEESEEEDEEQMKIKDETETNLINLRRTIYLTIMSSVDFEEAGHKLLKIKLEPGQEVHSIMNNGKHSCIQAVHSSS, encoded by the exons ATGGAGACGGATTTGAGTGAGAATGGGCACCGTAGTAGAAGGGATAGAAGAATTGATGGTGAATGGGAGGATAGGAGGGAGAGAAGGCGAAGAACGGAACGTCGCGAGAGTGATGATGCGGGTGAGGGTAATGATAGGGATGATAAGAGGGAAAGAAGGCGGCGTGGGAATAGggatgatagtgatgatgatgatgatgaaagagAGGCTTTGAGGCGTGAAAGGcgagatgaagatgaagatggtgGTGATAGGGTGGAGAGGAGGAGAAAAGATGTGCGTAAAGAGAATGATGATGAAAGGGATGATAGGAGGGATAGGAGGAGAAAGAACGAAACAcgagttgatgatgatgatgaaaggGATGATAAGAGAAAGAGGAGGAGAAGACATGAAGGCGAAAGTGATGATAGGAAGGAGAGGAAGCGACgggaagatgatgatgaaaagtTGCATAAGAGAAGGAACGATGAGCGCGAATTCAGGGACAGGCTTGATCGGTATAATGATGGTAAAGAAGGTAATGATGATAATAGAAAGGATACAAGGCAAAGGGTTGGAGATGATAAGTatggaaaagagaaaaataggaaAGACAGTGCACAAGAGGACGGGGCTGTTAAAGCCAATGAGGATTCCAAGGTGCAAAACCAAGATGGTGATTCGACTACGGACTTAGCAAAGTTGGGCAGGAGTGGGGGTGTTTACATTCCGCCGTTCAAATTGGCTAGAATGATGAAGGAAGTTCAGGACAAGAGCAGCGTTGAGTACCAGAGGATGACTTGGGATGCTCTGAGGAAAAGTATCAATGGGCTGGTGAATAAAGTTAATGCAGCGAACCTCAAAAACATTATTCCAGAGCTGTTTGCGGAGAATTTAATCCGCGGGAGGGGTCTTTTCTGTAGATCCTGTATGAAGTCCCAAATGGCTTCTCCCGGTTTTACTGATGTGTTTGCTGCTTTAGTAGCAGTGGTTAATACCAAGTTCCCAGAAGTGGGTGATCTGTTGCTAAGAAGGATCATACTGCAGCTGCAAAGAGCTTATAAACGTAATGATAAG CCTCAGCTGTTAGCAGCTGTCAAATTTATTGCTCACCTTGTAAACCAGCAAATTGTTCACGAGCTTATTGCTCTCGAACTACTTACAGTTTTGTTGGAGAAACCTACAGATGATAGTGTTGAAGTTGCAGTTGGGTTTGTTACAGAGTGTGGTTCAATGCTTCAGGACCTCTGTCCACGAGGATTGCATG GAATCTTTGAGCGGTTCCGCGGTATACTTCATGAAGGAGAAATAGATAAACGGGTTCAGTTCTTAATTGAAAGCCTCTTTGCATTGCGAAAAGCAAAGTTTCAG GGTTACCAAGCTGTGCGCCCAGAGCTTGACCTTGTTGAGCAGGAAGATCAATTAACCCATGAAGTCTCTCTCTCAGACACAATAGATCCAGAAATTGCTTTAG ATATTTTCAAGCCAGATCCTAATTTCTTAGAAAATGAAAGGAAGTATGAAGAATTAAAGAAGGCAATACTTGGTGAAGAATCTGAGGGAGGAGAAGATTCAGGTGCAGAGTCAgaggatgaagatgaagatgaagatgaagagtcTGAAGAAGAGGATGAGGAGCAAATGAAAATAAAGGACGAAACCGAGACAAACTTAATCAACCTTCGGAGAACGATCTACCTTACGATTATGTCTagtgttgactttgaagaagCAGGACATAAATTGTTGAAAATTAAACTAGAGCCTGGTCAGGAG GTACATAGTATTATGAATAATGGAAAACACTCCTGTATACAAGCAGTACACAGTTCCAGCTAA